TCGACTTCTGGACCATCATGGACAATCACAACCATAGCAAGGGTACGTGGAGAGGGCGCTTCTCCTTTCCGAGGTGGGCAGAGCACATTCCTGTAGCTCGAAGATGCCTCTGGGCGagcaagcagggagtctgaggtcctgggggaggagggaaggagtctgaggtcctggggtccctggggtTGGATGGTGAGACAGGGACTTACTCCTTTGGTTTCAGTAACGAAGCTCGGGGTGTTGTCAGAGTCCCACACCCTGCAAGTGATCCTGGGTTGTGAGGTGCAAGAGGACAACAGCACCAGGGGGTTCTGGAAGTATGGGTACGACGGGCAGAACCATCTGGAATTCTGCCCCGAGACGCTGGACTGGAGAGCAGCAGAGCCCAAGGCCCAGGCCACCAAGCTGGAGTGGGAAGTGAACAAGATTCGGGCCAAACAGAACAGGGCCTACCTCGAGAGGGACTGCCCCGAGCAGCTGCAGCGCTTgctggagctggggagaggggccctGGACCGGCAAGGTATGGTGGGAGCGCCCGGTCTGCCTGCAGACTCTCCCGATGCAGCGGCGGCGGATGCGGGGCGAGGCCCGGGCTGCACTTTCCCAGGGGGCCAAGGTCACGCGACTCTCGGGAAAGGTGCTGAGGTCTGAGGTCTCCGCCTTATAACTGAGATGTAGGACCCAGCCAAGGGGCATGGTTttagggttgttgtttttttttttcccctacatgtGGCCCAAGAAGTATCTGTGATCTTTTGATTTAACCGAGAACCCTGTGTATATTTATACCTCTTAGGAATCTCAGAGATGTCAATTATCACATGAATGCCAAGCCAAGCGATTACCAAAGGAGGCAACCAGGCAGAGTAGCAGAATCCTTTGGAGGTTAAAGGTTACTTTTACAGAACAGAGAGAGAGTCCCTGAGGGCTTCTAATCTTCCAGGGCCCCTTCTTACAAGAATCCTTACTGGATTGAGCCAGGTAGAATGAACCAATAGGGCTTAGTCAATCAAATCCACAAACAGGGGAATTTCATCTGATTCCATTTACTGTATTGACAAAGGACAGAAGCTGTGAGGTGCAggtatgcatatttatatacGGGACAGGAGCGTGGGCTTGACTGTCTACCATGTAGCAGCCCATCATAGCGGACTCCTGCAACATGGTTTAGGACACAGTATGATGACTCACGCAGCTGCATCGGCATAGGGTTAGCTTCTTCCTCTAACCCATAGAGAAAGGGAAGTGAAAGTTCCAGTCTTCTTGTCAAGGGTAGAAAGCTCCCCTCTCCAgatccttcctccttcctgtccaGTGCCTCCTTTGGTGAAGGTGACTCATCACGTGGCCTCGGCGGTGAGCACCCTACGGTGTCAGGCTCTGAACTTCTACCCCCAGAACATTACCATGAAGTGGCTGAAGGACAGGCAGCCGCTGGATGCCAAGGACGTTGAGCTGAAGGACGTTTTGCCCAACGGGGATGGGACCTACCAGGGCTGGGTGGCGTTGGCCGTGCCCCCTGGGGAAGAGCGGAGATACACCTGCCAGGTGGAGCACCCAGGCCTGGATCAGCCCCTCACTGCCACCTGGGGTACGGATGagagcaggggggcgggggggtggaagAAGTCCATTGTGGGTGGAACCAGAGGGGTCAGCATGGCAGTGAGGGGAGGGTctgagctgggctggggccaCAGTCCCAGCTTTCACTTGCTTTTGCTGTTTCAGAAGCCCCGGTGCCTGGCACCCTGCTCACTGGAGTCATCAGTGGGATCGCTGTCTGCGTCATCCTCTTTTTTACTGGAATTCTGTTCAGAATCTTAAGGAAAAGGCAGGCTTCGAGTGAgtaggaagaaggaggaagtctCTCAGTTCCTCTGACCCCAGGACACACTACTGCATCAGGAATTGGGCTGAGGGAGGACGAAGGGGATTTGGTGTCCATCCGAAAGAAGCctgttcctcttttttctctttgggaaCACGGGTTCCGCCCCGGGAGCAGGAATGAATTGTTTTCCTCAGAATGAAAGCTCCAAATTCAACAAACTtcttttgagcacctactgttttGCGAGATACTACTTAAAGTAGTACACGGGCTTTGAAGTTGGGTTCATTGCTGTTGCTATTCTCAGAACCCACATCTAGAAGGGAATGAAATCTGTAGCACAAGTAAACACAGTTAAAGGAGAGCCCCTAAGGTCCTAAGACAGACCATTCTCGGGTGTCAAAGGAAGGAATGGCCATGACCTGCTGAGGATCCACCAAGGGTTCTGGGCCTTGAGGTAGATGGCTTTAGGAAAGGTTGCGGACAAGGCGGGGGGGTCTACCCAGATGGGGCAGCCATGCACATGGCAGAGCATGAGGCGTAGTGGGAGGTGAGAAATGATTGTGCCTCCACCTGTCCGTCACCAGGGTGCACGCCTGCCTCCTGAGCATcggggcgtgggggggggagcagatgGAAGGCAGCCAGGCGGAGCTCTGGGGGCCTTGAGGATGCTAGCCAGGGAGCCCTGGGAAGTCAGTGCAGGGACAGTATGGGGGACACGGTCTGGGCAGTTGGAGAATGAGTGTCAGGAGGTGAGATGAGAGGCAAGGAGCCAGCTAGAGAGCTGGTAAGCAactccaggtgagagatgatggtgctCTGGGAAGGGGGTGGTCCCAGTTGAGGTGAATGGATGTGGGAGGCGAGGGCCAGGGTCTAGGCAGCAGGGTGCTCGGGTTTGCGATGCCCCTTTTCTGTCTCGTCTCCGCAGGAGGAGCCTTGGGGGACTACGTCTTGGCTGAATGTAAGTGACAGACAGCCTGCAGACCCCTTGTGGGGAGGAGACGTGGAGACTCAAAAGAGAGTGCGCCCCTGTGGCCTTCATCGTGTTCCAGGGCAGAATTGGACTGAACGGACATGGACTGCCCCAGGAACTCTCTGCTTGCGGCCTGCCATGTTCATTTTTGAGAAGTTTCTCCCATTTCGGTTTTTGAGTTCCCATGTGCCAATGAGCCACAGCGCCGGCCTCTGGGCAGAACCAGCTGCCTTGAATCTCAAGCTGCCTCTAGAGACTGCCTTCATTTCTGCATCACTTCCAACTCCGTATGCCCATGTCATCTCATCTCCTACCTCTGGAATAACGCTCCTGAAATTTGGGAGACTCACGGTTCCTTTCAACATCTGAGAAAAACAATGAGCTTTCTCCTCGGGACATAACACTCTCATGCCCTTACCAGAATTTTGCACACACATCCAGGCATTTCCTAGGCCCATCCAATTTCCTTttgatcctctctctctctgttaccCAGTGATTCACCTGTCACCAAGCCCTGTGGTCTCTTCCATCAGAGGGTGAAGTGGGTCATTGTACAGTGGTGAAGGCCGTGCACTGAACAACCCATGGAGGTACCCTCAGTAGAGCCATTGTGGATGCCTGTGTTTATTCATGATAGTTTTCCAGAAAGTGGGCCCGAAATGTCTTGAGGAGGGGTATGCTTTTCTAACTGGCAGCAAGGTGACACATAGGTTTCCCCAGAGTCACGATTTACACGAATGCATTCACAGTGCCTCTCTGGTGTGCCAGGCTTGAAGTAACGCAGTCATTTCCTACTTGGATTCTGCTAATGAAATGATAATGAAAGTGATCCTAAGGATGATGACGGTGATGATAAGGTGGCTgacacttataaaaaaaaaagcacttgctGCCAGACTGAGTTCTGAGCACCTGCTTACATTATGATTCTTACCATAATTCTCTGATATAAGTACTATTATCCTCATGGGTTTTTTAGGTGAACAAAATGAAGTAGAGAGTATCTCACAGCCTTCCAGGGCTAGAGACAGGTTTCAGCTCAGTCAGTCTGACTCTGATCCATCTCACACACCGCGGCATTAGATGCTTTAGATGTGCCAGGAAATGGGGGGATGAGGGAGGTGGGCACGGCTCTTCTGTGGCCCCAGTGTCTTCATTCTCAGCGAGCTTGACCAAAATGAAGGGAAAACAGCAGAAAATAACCTCAGCCATTTCCTTTCGAAGTTTCTGTGGAAAGAAATCCAGCCTGTGGCCGGCTTACTCTGTTGCCACCCCCGGTCCGCTCTGTCTGGCGCATCTCTTGGGCCCCCAGGTCCGGACAGGGATCGGCGGTGTCCCTCAGTGGATGTGTTGGACCCCACGGTGTTTTCGCTCCGCCCGCACCTCCAGAGTCAGAACCCTGGTGGCATTTCCTTCCGGGAATGGGAGCGACCGTCTGTCCTATTAAAGACGGTAAAACGGATGCCACCGAGAGGCCTGGGGGTACCCTGGCGCATTCCCGGGGCTCCTGGGAGTCTGGTTCTCTTCCCCAACTGtgcacattaagaaaagaaactcaTCTCACCAGACTGCTCAGGAATTACTGCATTCTGGGAAAGTAATTCATCTGACCACGTTCAAAAGAATACTAACACAGACACCCGGACGGCCGGTGTTTCCTTTTGTTGCTGTGTACATTTGGCTGCGTAACTGACAACAAGGCATTCCGTCTCCCAGGGCAGGTGCCTCAGAAGACCAAGTAAAGCTCAACGGTTTGTTTGGTAGTTATTGAATTTGGGCAAAGAGATCtcgacaattttttttaaacttttcttttttttttttttctggttacgAAAGTTAGGTGGATAAAAGTACATGTAATTTGTGCTTATtgtcaaaaagttgaaaatgagtTAAATTGAAACTATCATTCCATTAGCTAGTGATAAACCCTATGAATGATCTGTGTATTTCCTCTCAGTATtgctatattaaaatatataaaatcaacaaataaactTTAATAAGCATACAATTAATTGTGTTGTGTACTGTATGATTTTTTCTTTAGGGGgcggaagggtagagggagagagacagagagagactcttaagcaggctccacgcccagtgcagagcccagcgcaGTCCTCAATCCCAGTCACAACTtcagccaaaatccagagtcagatgcttaactgactgagccacctagcgcCACGGTATGATTTTCCTGAGGTACTTACCGATGTTATGGATTAATCAGCTTAATCATTGGGTCATTTGTGGGACATTGATATGCTTCcgatttttttacattttgttttatggaaTATCTTCATTAAACTCTGGTAGCTGAATTAGTTGTTTTTCCTCACTCTAGAAACATTATCATCTAAGGGGTTACGTGTTGGTTATTTTACTTCCAAACCATATTGGATATCATTCTGTACTCAGAACAACTGCCCAAAAGGTTCCCTTGCTCTTCTAGCTCATTAAGGATACATTACAATTAATTAGGGAATGGTGTGTGTTATATTGGTTTTCTTTCACACAGACTGAGATTTCAAAAAACACCCGTCTTCACAGTGGGACTTTCACTAACCATTGGCGAGTGTGGCCTGttacttttccttttatatatgtatattttaaagattttatttatatatttgagagagagtgagagagagagagcatatgccaagggggagaagcagggagagagggagaagcagagggagagggagagggtgaagcaggctctccgctgagcagggagcctggcgcagggctcgatggatcccaggaccctgggatcatgacctgagcccaaggcagacacttaacctactgagccacccattctTTTTATAATGGAAGTTATAAACCtctattttctttcagtgttcCTTAGCTtactttttcttcccttgttCATCAATACTTAAGAtcaactacatttaaaaaatcaaagacctacattttaaattctggatcCTATTTGGCCTCTGGCAAAACCACCCACAGACAAAGCCCGGTCGTGTGAAGAAGGGTGCCACCTGGTGGCTAAGATCGGAAGTGTCACAGTGGTCATGTGACTGTCTAGCCCTGGGGCGGGGGTTTTCCTgcagggcgagggagagagagagaagaggtgggCGCTGGAGATTTTTGTGGAGAAAAAGCCCCTGAGAATTTGAGGAAATAAGAAACGAGTCACCAGCTGGTTGGATCACAGGGCACTGTTGAGCTGCCTGAACTGAGAACAGAACAGAGGAAGACCTTTGGAAATCTTTGTAGTTCAGGTGCAGCTTAGGTTGAGACCTTCTGGGAGGTAGAGGCAGACATTCTTGCTGTGTCTGAGTAATATGGTCTTACAGGGCTGAGTGGGCTTGGTGCACTACGAAACATTCTTCATGGCCGCACACGTACACCTTCGAAAACATAACGCCTTCTCTAAAATGCTGGAAAATTCTTAAAAGCTAccatttttaaactataatttctttttttttctaatcacacTCCAATCTAATAATGACtagaaccacccaggcgcccagtatgtGTATACGTTTTAAGAATGCATGACTTTAAACATTTAAGATTTTCACAACGATGGACAGGTATTTGgggttttgatttctttctgtagACTTTGGgtcatcttttcttcatttttcttttggaatcaGTGTTAAAAGTTAGAATGTCAATTCATTATTAATGATCTTGTGTGACGATTTCATTACAAAGCCTGGGTTGACTTGACATCCTGTACGTATGCCTTCCATTGCATGACtattttctaaaactattttttttttttccagctaacaATGATTATGTACTTACCAGATGCCGAGCCTTGTTCCGGATATTGTTTCTGAAGAATCCGGTGAAGTAGGAACCATGGTTATTTTTACCCTTATTTTGTTGTATagaaaccaaagcacagagaggttacatAACTTGCTGAAGCTTACACAGCTAGAAAATGATTGTGCTCGATTTTTATTCTAGCTCGTCTGGCTCGGAGTCAAGCTCATAACCGCTATAAAAAACCTGTTTCTGTGTCAAGAAAACATGTAGTGTGGCATTGTTATTATCTCTTTGAGATGCTCCTGGTGGCAACACCTCTGATGTTTG
Above is a window of Zalophus californianus isolate mZalCal1 chromosome 7, mZalCal1.pri.v2, whole genome shotgun sequence DNA encoding:
- the HFE gene encoding hereditary hemochromatosis protein isoform X4; translation: MGPGARRALLALLLLRTVAALRRPPRSHSLRYLFMCASVPDLGLPLFEALGYVDDQLFVSYSHESRRAEPRAQWVRGGAASQLWLQLSQSLKGWDHMFIVDFWTIMDNHNHSKVPPLVKVTHHVASAVSTLRCQALNFYPQNITMKWLKDRQPLDAKDVELKDVLPNGDGTYQGWVALAVPPGEERRYTCQVEHPGLDQPLTATWEAPVPGTLLTGVISGIAVCVILFFTGILFRILRKRQASRGALGDYVLAECK
- the HFE gene encoding hereditary hemochromatosis protein isoform X3 is translated as MGPGARRALLALLLLRTVAALRRPPRSHSLRYLFMCASVPDLGLPLFEALGYVDDQLFVSYSHESRRAEPRAQWVRGGAASQLWLQLSQSLKGWDHMFIVDFWTIMDNHNHSKVTKLGVLSESHTLQVILGCEVQEDNSTRGFWKYGYDGQNHLEFCPETLDWRAAEPKAQATKLEWEVNKIRAKQNRAYLERDCPEQLQRLLELGRGALDRQVPPLVKVTHHVASAVSTLRCQALNFYPQNITMKWLKDRQPLDAKDVELKDVLPNGDGTYQGWVALAVPPGEERRYTCQKPRCLAPCSLESSVGSLSASSSFLLEFCSES
- the HFE gene encoding hereditary hemochromatosis protein isoform X1; its protein translation is MGPGARRALLALLLLRTVAALRRPPRSHSLRYLFMCASVPDLGLPLFEALGYVDDQLFVSYSHESRRAEPRAQWVRGGAASQLWLQLSQSLKGWDHMFIVDFWTIMDNHNHSKVTKLGVLSESHTLQVILGCEVQEDNSTRGFWKYGYDGQNHLEFCPETLDWRAAEPKAQATKLEWEVNKIRAKQNRAYLERDCPEQLQRLLELGRGALDRQVPPLVKVTHHVASAVSTLRCQALNFYPQNITMKWLKDRQPLDAKDVELKDVLPNGDGTYQGWVALAVPPGEERRYTCQVEHPGLDQPLTATWEAPVPGTLLTGVISGIAVCVILFFTGILFRILRKRQASRGALGDYVLAECK
- the HFE gene encoding hereditary hemochromatosis protein isoform X2 codes for the protein MALAGSHSLRYLFMCASVPDLGLPLFEALGYVDDQLFVSYSHESRRAEPRAQWVRGGAASQLWLQLSQSLKGWDHMFIVDFWTIMDNHNHSKVTKLGVLSESHTLQVILGCEVQEDNSTRGFWKYGYDGQNHLEFCPETLDWRAAEPKAQATKLEWEVNKIRAKQNRAYLERDCPEQLQRLLELGRGALDRQVPPLVKVTHHVASAVSTLRCQALNFYPQNITMKWLKDRQPLDAKDVELKDVLPNGDGTYQGWVALAVPPGEERRYTCQVEHPGLDQPLTATWEAPVPGTLLTGVISGIAVCVILFFTGILFRILRKRQASRGALGDYVLAECK